AGTCAAGCAGGGAATCGAATGCCGGCTTTTACAGTCATGAATATTCAACCGGATTCGATAAGACGACTTTCGCCATGGGGTACTAGCAGCCACAGCCGCCACTACTCATAGCAGCATCTTCTGCGCTAAAAATCTGCTTCAAATCGTCCAAGACTCCCCCAGAAAGAACAGTATACCCATAAAGGGCAAATCGCTGCGCGAGATTGTAGGCATCGTGGTTGTTCTTGATATCTATCAGTGTTCGAATACCCCAACGGGTACGCCCACCAGGTACAAAACAGCATAAAGTAGCAATACCAATCGATTGATGCAGAACTGTAAAGCTATTCATATCTGGGATTTGAATACCCAGAGACTGCTCAACAACTGATATCAATATTCCACTAAAAATTGTCATGAAGATAAAGTATCCCAAACTTTTTCCCATACAAGCGGCCCATCCTTTCATCAACAGTTTTTCTTGCTCTAGGGATCTTTGTAGACCATTCATGTCGTATTGACTGACTCGCCGTAGATCTTGTAGGGATGGAGTTAGACAAACCTGTTGCATCAATTGTCGTTCTAGACTAGTTGCTTCAGGTGGCAGCCACTTTGCGATAGCAAAAGTTCGATGTCGGACATTGAGATACAGATATCCTTGATATACCAGTTGCATAATCGCTAAGTCCACAGCTCGTGCTTTCCCGCCTTCTAAATAAGCCATCTGATATATATCCAGTTGAGGTCTTTGTGGTTGTTGGTCGGGACTTCGGATTATATAGCGTACCATCAGTCCAAGGATAGCAGAGCTACAAAGAGCAACAACAGACGGATTGATAGATACATGACTTGCCGCCGGTTCAATGGTAGATCCTTGTGCCGCGCTGATCCAGCCAATGGTCACAAGGGCAATGATGCCCATGATGCTCAGAGGTTGGATGAATTTCAGGTAAGGATATCGCTTGGGAATGACCCAATGATCGTTTAAGCTCACTCGCTGCATGTTGAGTTCTGTGCCAAACCGCACATCGGTTGGTGACCAAAGGTCAATGGGAGGAGAACCCCAAACCTGCTGATAGCTTGCGATGGTTTGCGCGTAAAGACGATGGAATTCTGCGCGCTCTAACCGTCCTCCCCGTGCTGGATGATGGTGTAGTATCTTCCCCAACACCTTGGGGCAAAACTCGTCCCAATAGGACTGGGTGAGGAGCAAATGGGCGTGCCATACCTGGTCTACCTGATCAGAGGGCACTACTTGATGCTTAGCAACGACCGT
Above is a genomic segment from Candidatus Obscuribacterales bacterium containing:
- a CDS encoding TIGR04222 domain-containing membrane protein; translated protein: MLLTQSYWDEFCPKVLGKILHHHPARGGRLERAEFHRLYAQTIASYQQVWGSPPIDLWSPTDVRFGTELNMQRVSLNDHWVIPKRYPYLKFIQPLSIMGIIALVTIGWISAAQGSTIEPAASHVSINPSVVALCSSAILGLMVRYIIRSPDQQPQRPQLDIYQMAYLEGGKARAVDLAIMQLVYQGYLYLNVRHRTFAIAKWLPPEATSLERQLMQQVCLTPSLQDLRRVSQYDMNGLQRSLEQEKLLMKGWAACMGKSLGYFIFMTIFSGILISVVEQSLGIQIPDMNSFTVLHQSIGIATLCCFVPGGRTRWGIRTLIDIKNNHDAYNLAQRFALYGYTVLSGGVLDDLKQIFSAEDAAMSSGGCGC